Proteins encoded in a region of the Campylobacter concisus ATCC 51562 genome:
- a CDS encoding protein-L-isoaspartate(D-aspartate) O-methyltransferase, protein MTQLEAIKCQNLASDIADEITLSPLLFDAIATTEREIFVPITAHAYKLDAQPILGNQWISSPLTVAKMTMALECENMDNILEIGCGSGYQAAILSKLAHRIFSVERIEKLAMEAKRRFEALKIKNVHVRYDDGNNGWRSYAPFDRILLSAAADEISPNLFKQLKNGGILVAPMKKDGKQFIAKFKKDKDGNLEKEYLDECLFVPLLEGRE, encoded by the coding sequence TTGACTCAACTAGAAGCGATAAAATGCCAAAATTTGGCTAGCGATATAGCCGATGAGATCACGTTAAGCCCACTTTTGTTCGATGCGATAGCTACCACTGAGCGCGAAATTTTTGTACCAATCACTGCACATGCTTATAAACTTGACGCTCAGCCGATACTGGGCAATCAGTGGATCAGCTCGCCACTAACTGTGGCAAAGATGACAATGGCACTAGAATGCGAAAATATGGATAACATCCTAGAGATAGGCTGCGGCAGTGGCTATCAAGCAGCTATTTTAAGCAAACTTGCACATAGAATTTTTAGTGTCGAGCGAATAGAGAAGCTAGCCATGGAGGCAAAAAGACGCTTCGAGGCACTAAAAATAAAAAACGTGCACGTAAGGTATGATGATGGCAACAACGGCTGGCGAAGCTATGCGCCATTTGATCGTATCTTGCTCTCGGCAGCTGCTGATGAGATCTCGCCAAATTTATTTAAGCAGCTTAAAAATGGTGGAATTTTAGTAGCTCCAATGAAAAAAGATGGCAAGCAATTTATCGCTAAATTTAAAAAAGATAAAGATGGAAATTTAGAAAAAGAGTACTTGGATGAGTGCCTTTTTGTGCCACTTCTTGAAGGTAGAGAGTAG
- a CDS encoding carbon-nitrogen hydrolase family protein, whose product MSENLNLISLTLKTKSATERLEELANLVEAAPENSLLLASELCISGYDFDGFFAGANKAMLGGMIGSFDAMLLERLQEALSPDKFLGFTHLSSLNKSAGLAQISNLNPHQPKIYNEFLLLNSNNVFHSQFKAELFRPNLEHEIFAAGDVSEINAFDFRGLKLGVLICFELRDSTLWAKLKGCDIIMVPAMWGKAREEAYLSLCKALAIANNCYVMISSSLALEVAGVFLPNGTLVKETIFDANLIKEIKTNLGIL is encoded by the coding sequence ATGAGCGAAAATTTAAACCTAATAAGCCTAACTTTAAAGACAAAAAGTGCTACTGAGCGGCTAGAAGAGCTTGCAAATTTAGTTGAGGCTGCGCCTGAAAATTCACTCTTGCTTGCAAGCGAGCTTTGCATCAGCGGATATGACTTTGACGGCTTTTTTGCTGGGGCAAACAAGGCGATGCTTGGTGGCATGATAGGCAGCTTTGATGCGATGCTGCTTGAGCGCTTGCAAGAGGCACTTAGCCCTGATAAATTTCTAGGTTTTACGCACCTTAGCAGCCTAAACAAAAGCGCAGGCCTAGCTCAAATTTCAAATCTAAATCCGCACCAGCCAAAAATTTATAACGAATTTTTGCTTCTTAACTCAAATAATGTCTTTCATTCACAATTTAAAGCCGAACTTTTTAGGCCAAATTTAGAGCATGAAATTTTTGCCGCTGGCGATGTGAGCGAGATAAATGCCTTTGATTTTAGAGGGCTAAAGCTTGGGGTGCTAATATGCTTTGAACTACGTGATAGCACACTTTGGGCAAAGCTAAAAGGATGTGATATCATCATGGTACCAGCCATGTGGGGCAAGGCAAGAGAGGAAGCCTACCTTAGCCTTTGCAAGGCACTTGCGATCGCAAACAACTGCTATGTCATGATCTCAAGCTCTCTTGCATTAGAAGTTGCTGGGGTATTTTTACCAAATGGCACACTTGTTAAAGAGACGATATTCGATGCAAATTTAATAAAAGAGATCAAAACAAATTTAGGAATTTTATAA
- a CDS encoding outer membrane protein gives MKNLLVKSSLILALVSSAALAQGAFVGGEGDYSFNSKIKTKNIASSEKNNFKKGHYGLGFYGGYDFDSYRAYGGYYYDFKARKNAGESDAKWSKHKFLGGVDYTPNITENFKAVLGGYTGLGYLSVRERFNNETSKKNFKGLLVGAKAGGIYSFDEHNAIEFGLKADKTFYKKNSGAQLRDTTIGIYTGYTYKF, from the coding sequence TTTGGTAAGCTCAGCTGCACTAGCTCAAGGTGCATTTGTTGGTGGTGAGGGTGATTATTCGTTTAACTCAAAAATCAAAACAAAAAACATAGCAAGTAGTGAGAAAAATAACTTCAAAAAAGGTCACTATGGTCTTGGCTTTTATGGCGGTTATGATTTTGACAGCTATAGAGCTTATGGCGGTTATTATTATGACTTTAAAGCTAGGAAAAATGCTGGTGAGTCAGATGCAAAATGGAGTAAGCATAAATTTCTAGGCGGTGTTGATTATACGCCAAATATCACTGAGAATTTTAAAGCCGTTCTTGGTGGATACACAGGTCTTGGCTACTTGAGCGTTAGAGAGAGATTTAATAACGAAACAAGTAAGAAAAATTTCAAAGGCTTACTAGTTGGCGCAAAAGCGGGCGGTATCTACTCATTTGATGAACATAACGCGATCGAGTTTGGCTTAAAAGCTGATAAGACCTTTTATAAGAAAAATAGCGGAGCTCAGCTAAGAGATACAACTATAGGAATTTATACAGGCTATACTTATAAATTCTAA
- a CDS encoding ribonucleotide-diphosphate reductase subunit beta, with product MNRKRIYNPSSNENLTDRRVFNGNPHGILNFTKAKYEWALKLWDLMEANTWFPKEVDTTDDVRDYAYNLTEAEKRMYDLVWSQLISMDSFQTNNLADNINPYITAPEINAVLSRQAYEEANHSKSYAVMVEAICDNTDLIYEMEKHDDVLREKNDYISSVYEELAGEVTDEKLLLAMVANQILEGIYFYSGFTAIYALARAGKMLGSAQMIRFIQRDEITHLLLFQNMINSVRKERPDLFTPETEAKIYDMFEKAGNLEIKWGKYITQNQIMGFTDDIIEQYIHYLIDQRLVAIGLKRKYNVAHPIKWVDDFAKFNDQKSNFFEAKVTNYSKGSISFDDF from the coding sequence ATGAACAGAAAACGCATATACAACCCAAGTTCAAATGAAAATTTGACCGACAGAAGAGTCTTTAACGGCAACCCACACGGCATTTTAAATTTCACCAAGGCAAAATACGAGTGGGCGTTAAAGCTTTGGGACCTGATGGAGGCAAACACTTGGTTTCCAAAAGAGGTCGACACCACAGACGACGTGCGCGACTACGCCTACAACCTCACAGAGGCTGAAAAGCGCATGTATGACCTCGTCTGGAGCCAGCTCATCTCGATGGATAGCTTTCAGACAAACAACCTAGCAGATAACATCAACCCTTACATCACCGCGCCAGAGATCAACGCCGTGCTAAGCCGCCAAGCCTACGAAGAGGCAAACCATAGTAAGTCTTACGCCGTCATGGTCGAGGCGATCTGTGACAATACCGACCTCATCTACGAGATGGAGAAGCACGACGATGTATTGCGTGAGAAAAATGACTACATCTCAAGCGTCTACGAGGAGCTTGCAGGCGAAGTGACTGATGAGAAGCTACTTCTTGCGATGGTGGCAAACCAAATTTTAGAGGGTATCTACTTTTACAGTGGCTTTACAGCGATCTATGCTCTAGCTCGCGCTGGCAAGATGCTAGGCTCAGCGCAAATGATCCGCTTCATCCAACGCGACGAGATCACGCACCTACTTTTGTTTCAAAACATGATAAATTCGGTCCGCAAAGAGAGACCTGACCTCTTTACGCCTGAGACTGAGGCAAAAATTTATGATATGTTTGAAAAAGCTGGAAATTTAGAGATCAAATGGGGCAAATACATCACTCAAAACCAGATCATGGGCTTTACAGACGACATAATCGAGCAATACATCCACTACCTCATCGACCAACGTCTAGTTGCGATCGGCCTAAAACGCAAATACAACGTCGCTCACCCGATCAAATGGGTCGATGACTTTGCGAAATTTAACGACCAAAAGTCAAATTTCTTTGAAGCAAAGGTGACAAACTACAGCAAGGGAAGTATCAGCTTTGATGACTTTTAA
- a CDS encoding PepSY-associated TM helix domain-containing protein, with protein MFLKRGKIIFNIHLIIGLIAAIPLIFMTLSAPFASYREEIKSAINKNFINLVPSEKTNLSLNELLAKAKSEIQFDTLESLQIGGANEAYRISITKDKKQLNFFIDPRSGEVISEDWGEKFRIIILSLHRNLGLALLDSKVPANIGKQIVAISSIIMALLAISGLILYAPAIKRNFLNSLKIKPNAKGYACFYNLHTSLGTYVAILLVVMSLTGLYWSYDWVRSSVNSIFFDLKPSEMKKSMPQRNLIPISDGKFKEIETAEQIFKENVTLDLKSLTINVPENNQSTYTINYETSESQVGKLKLDASAGKIKENKLVSKSESIPEAKKAGRKVLSLHTGEMFGEIGQVVFAVSCVIAVLLIITGFLMTIKRTKTL; from the coding sequence ATGTTTTTAAAACGAGGAAAAATCATCTTCAACATCCACCTAATAATCGGACTAATTGCGGCTATTCCGCTAATATTTATGACTCTTTCAGCACCATTTGCGTCTTATAGAGAAGAGATCAAAAGTGCGATAAATAAAAATTTTATAAACCTAGTTCCTAGCGAAAAAACAAATTTAAGTTTAAATGAACTCCTAGCTAAAGCAAAAAGTGAGATTCAATTTGATACGCTTGAAAGCTTACAAATAGGTGGAGCAAATGAAGCTTATCGTATAAGCATTACAAAGGATAAAAAACAATTAAATTTCTTCATAGATCCAAGAAGTGGCGAAGTTATTAGTGAGGACTGGGGTGAGAAATTTCGTATCATTATATTAAGTCTTCACAGAAATTTAGGCCTTGCTTTACTTGATAGCAAAGTACCAGCCAATATCGGCAAACAAATAGTTGCTATTAGCTCTATCATCATGGCTCTGCTTGCTATCAGTGGCCTCATCCTCTACGCCCCAGCGATCAAGCGAAATTTCTTAAATTCGCTAAAAATCAAGCCAAACGCAAAAGGCTACGCCTGCTTTTACAACCTCCACACGAGCCTTGGCACCTACGTGGCGATCTTGCTTGTAGTGATGTCGCTAACTGGTCTTTACTGGTCTTATGACTGGGTCAGAAGCAGTGTAAATAGCATATTTTTTGACCTAAAGCCAAGCGAGATGAAAAAGTCTATGCCTCAAAGAAATTTGATCCCAATAAGCGATGGGAAATTTAAAGAGATAGAGACTGCGGAGCAAATTTTTAAAGAAAATGTCACGCTAGATCTAAAATCCCTCACGATAAACGTTCCTGAAAACAACCAAAGCACCTATACTATAAACTACGAAACTAGCGAGAGCCAAGTGGGCAAACTAAAGCTTGACGCAAGCGCTGGCAAGATCAAAGAGAATAAACTTGTTAGCAAGAGTGAAAGCATCCCAGAGGCTAAAAAGGCGGGTCGAAAGGTGCTTAGCTTGCACACTGGAGAGATGTTTGGCGAGATTGGCCAGGTCGTCTTTGCTGTATCATGTGTGATCGCAGTTTTACTAATAATAACTGGCTTTTTGATGACCATAAAAAGGACTAAGACGCTCTAA